CTCCCCTGGTCCTGGGCTGGGGGCTGCCCTCATCCCTGTTTTTACATAGAAGAACAGTGTCACCACGCTGCGTCGTGTGGCTTGCCTCCCCAGGgggctttgctttatttttttaatgataaaaccAAATAAAGGTGTTGGGGGGGCTGCCTGAACTCCCTTGACCCCCTGCCCTCAGCCCCCCATTCCTCCAGCCCCTTCCCTCCAATGCCCTCTTCTCCTGTCTCCCCTTCGCCCATCTGTCCTGCTGGGCCAGGGTTTGATGTGGGCTGTGGGAAGATTACCTTTTGTGCCTGCCTGTTCTCAGGGGGTGAGGCATTGATGTCTCGGTGATGCCCAGGAAGGAGAGAAGCCAGGGGCTCCTCAGGCTGAGGAGTGAACATGGAGTCCCCCCTCCTCCTCTGGCTGCTCTTCCCCACCAGACTGACCAACTACTCCATCCCCCTATTGGAGTGCAGGATGGTGTCCTGGAGGGAGGCCTGACCTGGGCAGCCGCCTCCTTGTGGCCGGCTGGGCCGGGACGCTCCTCTTCCTTCAGTCTGGCCACCCCCTCCTGCACCTTAGCTGTGCTGGAGTGTGGAGGGAACAGGGCAGGGGGCTCTCTGGAATGTATGGATGTGCTGATTTTATAAGAAGATTAATATTGGAGATAATTAAACAAGACCATAGCTTAGCTTTGGGCTGCTGCCTCTGTTGTGTTCTTCTGCCCAGGCCCAGCCAGCCCCCTTTCCCACCTGGTGAGGAGGAGCTTTTACAGGGAGCTGACCTGGGGCCAGGCTCTCCAGCCTCTATCTCTGGGTgctggggatggggagaaggCCTCCAAGCAGACTTGCTTCCTTTAACACAGAGCCCCTAGCTAGCCAAGGAGAAATGCTTTCAGGGTGACCTCAGGATGCCAGGGAACAGCCCGAGCCAGACtttggggggtgggaaggggctAATTTTCCCCTCCGGGTATCAGGCAGCCCCCTTTGCCCTCCAGAAACCTTTCCCATATTTGGAGGGGGTCTCCCCTCCCCTAGAATATGTAGGAGGCTTTTCTTCTAGCCTCCCTTCCTTGGGGCTTTTTCTCGGTCTTTGCCAAGTTAGTGGCTACTACCAAGCTGGCCGACCTGCCATGGGAGGTCCCATCCAGGATGCCTCTTCAGTGGGGTGCTGGGGGAGGGCTTGGATACCCTTGGGCAGCCTTCCACTGAGGCCTGCTCTCTATGGGAGGCCCTTGGAAGGCTTGGCTGGTCCATGGAGGGGAggggcaggcaggggagggcagctATTTTGGGATGGCCTCCGAGAAGGCTCCTGCTATCTGCGGGATGCAGACGGTGGGAGTGGTGGCCAAAGCCAACAAGAGGTGTTgacaggagaaggaaaggagaggctgcttggagtgggggtggggagggaaggctgATGAAACCCCAGGGGCTTGCTTACTCCAGTGTCCCTTCTAAGATGCTTCATTGACCTCGGAAACATGGTACCCCTCGGCCTCAGCCTCTCGAATGGGACCCGCTAACTCGACCCCTGGCTTCTTTTCCTTTAGATGGGGGCAGGACCTTCTCTGTCTGCTGTGGTGGAGGAGGCCCTGGACATGCAGTGAGGTCGGAGTAACTATCCTCGACATTTTCCATCGTTTTCATGTTTTtgggtttacaaagtgctttaggTCTTAGCTCTCAAGCTCTCTGAGCCACGATGAAGGACAGAAAccattctgtgcctcagtttccccatctaaaaAAGGAGGACCACAGGATTTGCACATTCTGAGTCACCAGGTGAGGTGACTTGAGGAACCTCCAGAAATGTGTTTTCTGTCTGATGAGGGCCGGGAACTCTGAGGCATCATTCCCCTGCCTGGGTATGGGATCTGGTAGATTGTGCCATTTATTGATACAAAAATCTCCTGTAGAAACATAGAAATGGGGAGGCTGTTTGGGCATGTCAGTAGAGGCCGGAGGGAAGGAGGGCCAGGCTTCTGGGGGGAGGGTCGTCTGCCTGATGTCCTGTTGAGTGCCGGCAGAGGGTCCTGGGCTCCAACAGGGGAGCTCATTCCTCAGCTGAGGCCTCGAGCTTCGCTGCTATTGAGCCGTCGCCACTGGTTGAGGCTGGCCAGCCGGAGCTTTAACAACGTCTCTTCCTGGACCCGGAGTGTGTGGGCCAGAACCCGAAGGGACTCGCTCTGTAGCACTGGGAATGATGGAAGGGAGAAGAGGCCTGCATGACTTGGGGCCCACCTGGGGGCCCCCTCCCTCCTGCCCTGGGCTAATAATTGGATTATCTATAGCACACTTTCTCTTCCTAATCTGATGTCCTGTAACCACCCAGCCCAAGTGCAGTCCAGCCATGCCAGGgaataaagaaaagagcagagggTTGGGAGCCAGGAGACCCTGGGCAGAACTCTGCCATTTTTTCCTGTCTGTGGGATTGGGCCCTGCGggcttctctgtaaaatggtgtGGTACTAGGAAGTCTCCAGGGCCCTTTTCCTGAGAACATGATAGAACCCGagcaaaggagggaaagaatcgTGTCCGCCTCCCACACCCCCAAAGAAAACAGAGTTAACTTTGCTACTCTGGCACccccttccccctcaccccccatcaGTCCCTCGCCCTGGTACCACTCAGGTAGACAGCCAGGATGGCAAGGGCAAGGCAGGTGAGGATAAGCAGCGCCAGCAGAAGCAAGAAGGCCCCACGCCCCTGGGCCGGGGTGCAGCCAGCCTGGACACAAAGGGATGAGGGCAATATGCCCATGAGCTCCTCCCAGTGCTGCGAGGCAGGGTCATCAGTCAGGTAGGGGTGCAGGGTTCCTGGTGGAGACAGAGGTGTTCCATTGCCCCTTCCTAGGGAGGACTCCCTCTCCCTGCCCACCCCTTCGAGAAAAAGCATGGGCCATACCTCCATTGTGCAGGTCACTGATGGACTCAACAGGGTGCAGGCTGACCTCAGTGAGGTGGCTGGCTGGAACAGTCCCAGAGCCCGGGCTCACCATGATGGGCAGGATGGCATCTGTGAGGGTCAGAGCTGCTGGTCTGAGTGGCGCAGTCCCCTCATCCCCAGCAGAAAGGACCCCATAGCATGGCGTTCTTCCCCTGAGCCTAAAAAGGAAACCCACTGGTGCCCAGCCGCCTCCTTACCCCCTGGTGCCGGAGCAAGGGAGCTCAGAAGAATGTCACACGTGTGTTCTTGCAGGCAGCACCCCCCCCTCACTCCACCCCCAAGCCCACAGGATTAGGCTTggtttctcttcctccccatccccctcctGCCTATGCCCACTCTGTTCCCCAAGGAGTCAGTCCAGGACATAACTACTTAGGGTCCCCTTTATGTCAAACCCAGGCTGGGAGGcctggagaaagggagggaggcagtCTTTGGCCTCTGCTGTCTGACCACTTGCTGCACCGGAGCTCAGGGAGTTCCTCATCTGAATGAGAAACCCCCTTCCTCTGCCATCTCCCAATCTGAGGGAAGGCTGAACCCTCCCAAGGGGAGCAGGCTCACAGCAATCCCCCCAAGGGGAAGAGGGAGCTGTTGGGGGAACGGATCCTGAAGGGCTTTGAGTGAAAAAAAGCATAAGCCCTTGGTTAATGTCAGGAAACTAGGCATTCAGACCTGGACAACACCTGGGCTCTTAAAGGCCAGAGAAGTAGCTCAGGTACAGGTACAAAGACACAGCCATGGCCACTCTGAGAGGTCAGAAAGTGAGCAGCAATGGGAATGGGTGAAGAGGTCCCAACCCCCTCCCGCACCCCCACCAACCTCACCTTTTCTCCTAG
The window above is part of the Monodelphis domestica isolate mMonDom1 chromosome 7, mMonDom1.pri, whole genome shotgun sequence genome. Proteins encoded here:
- the LSMEM2 gene encoding leucine-rich single-pass membrane protein 2, translating into MPGEAREDAILPIMVSPGSGTVPASHLTEVSLHPVESISDLHNGGTLHPYLTDDPASQHWEELMGILPSSLCVQAGCTPAQGRGAFLLLLALLILTCLALAILAVYLSVLQSESLRVLAHTLRVQEETLLKLRLASLNQWRRLNSSEARGLS